From Pogoniulus pusillus isolate bPogPus1 chromosome 17, bPogPus1.pri, whole genome shotgun sequence, the proteins below share one genomic window:
- the PARP6 gene encoding protein mono-ADP-ribosyltransferase PARP6 isoform X1, protein MDLKGQYWTDDDSDGDNESEEFLYGVQGTCAADLYRHPQLDADIEAVKEIYSENAVAVREYGTIDDVDIDLHVNISFLDEEVATAWKVLRTEPIVLRLRFSLSQYLDGPEPSIEVFQPSNKEGFGLGLQLKKILGMFTSQQWKHLSNDFLKTQQEKRHSWFKTSGTIKKFRAGLSIFSPIPKSPSFPVIQDSVLKGKLGIPEARANRLMNRSVSCTVKNPKVEVFGYPPASTQAGVAPFNILVGGHCKNIPTLEYGFLVQMMKYAEQRIPTLNEYCVVCDEQHVFQNGSMLKPAVCTRELCVFSFYTLGVMSGAAEEVATGAEVVDLLVAMCRAALESPRKSIIFEPYPSVVDPSDPKTLAFNPKKKNYERLQKALDSVMSIREMTQGSYLEIKKQMDKLDPLAHPLLQWIISSNRSHIVKLPLSRQLKFMHTSHQFLLLSSPPAKEARFRTAKKLYGSTFAFHGSHIENWHSILRNGLVNASYTKLQLHGAAYGKGIYLSPISSISFGYSGMGKGQHRMPSKDELVQRYNRMNTIPQTRSIQSRFLQSRNLNCIALCEVITSKDLQKHGNIWVCPVSDHVCTRFFFVYEDGQVGDANINTQDPKIQKEIMRVIGTQVYTS, encoded by the exons ATG gacctcaagggtcagtACTGGACGGACGATGACTCCGACGGGGACAATGAATCTGAGGAGTTCCTCTATGGCGTCCAG GGCACCTGTGCCGCCGACCTGTACCGCCACCCGCAGCTGGACGCCGACATCGAGGCCGTGAAGGAGATCTACAGCGAGAATGCCGTGGCCGTCAG GGAGTATGGGACCATCGACGACGTGGACATCGACCTCCACGTGAACATCAGCTTCCTTGAT GAGGAGGTGGCGACGGCGTGGAAGGTGCTGCGGACGGAGCCCATTGTCCTCCGCCTGcgcttctccctctcccagtaCCTCGATGGCCCCG AACCGTCCATCGAGGTTTTCCAGCCGTCCAACAAGGAGGGCTTCGGGCTGGGTCTGCAACTGAAGAA GATCCTGGGCATGTTCACGTCCCAACAATGGAAACATCTCAGCAACGACTTCCTGAAGACGCAGCAGGAGAAGCGGCACAGCTGGTTCAAGACCAGCGGCACCATCAAGAAGTTCCGCGCTGGCCTCAGCATCTTCTCCCCCATCCCCAA GTCCCCCAGCTTCCCTGTCATCCAGGACTCGGTGCTGAAGGGCAAGCTGGGCATCCCTGAGGCTCGTGCCAACCGCCTGATGAACCGCTCCGTCTCCTGCACCGTCAAGAACCCCAAGGTGGAGGTTTTCGGCTACCCCCCGGCCAGCACCCAGGCAGGTGTTGCCCCCTTCAACATCCTG GTCGGCGGCCACTGCAAGAACATCCCCACACTGGAGTACGGCTTCCTTGTCCAG ATGATGAAGTACGCGGAGCAGCGGATCCCGACGCTGAACGAGTACTGCGTGGTGTGTGACGAGCAGCACGTCTTCCAGAACGGCTCCATGCTCAAG CCGGCGGTGTGCACCCGGGAGCTCTGCGTCTTCTCCTTCTACACCCTGGGCGTCATGTCCGGCGCGGCGGAGGAGGTGGCCACGGGCGCCGAG GTGGTGGACCTGCTGGTGGCCATGTGCCGCGCCGCCCTGGAGTCCCCTCGCAAGAGCATCATCTTCGAGCCTTACCCCTCCGTGGTGGACCCCAGCGACCCCAAGACGCTTGCGTTCAACCCCAAG AAGAAGAACTACGAGCGGCTGCAGAAGGCCCTGGACAGTGTCATGTCCATCCGGGAGATGACCCAG GGCTCCTACCTGGAGATCAAGAAGCAGATGGACAAGCTGGACCCCCTGGCCCATCCCCTCCTGCAGTG GATAATCTCCAGCAACAGATCCCACATTGTCAAGCTGCCCCTCAGCAGG CAGCTGAAGTTCATGCACACCTCGCAccagttcctcctgctcagcagcccCCCGGCCAAGGAAGCTCGGTTCCGCACCGCCAAGAAGCTCTACGGCAGCACCTTCGCTTTCCA CGGCTCTCACATTGAGAACTGGCACTCCATCCTGCGCAACGGGCTGGTCAACGCCTCCTACACCAAGCTGCAG CTGCATGGAGCAGCCTATGGCAAGGGCATCTATCTGAGCCCCATCTCCAGTATTTCCTTTGGATACTCAG GGATGGGGAAAGGGCAGCACCGGATGCCTTCCAAGGACGAGCTGGTGCAGAGGTACAACCGGATGAACACCATCCCCCAG ACCCGCTCCATCCAGTCCCGCTTCCTCCAGAGCCGCAATCTCAACTGCATCGCGCTTTGTGAAG TCATCACCTCCAAGGACCTGCAGAAACATGGCAACATCTGGGTCTGCCCTGTCTCGGACCACGTCTGCACCCGCTTCTTCTTTGT GTACGAAGATGGCCAAGTGGGAGACGCCAATATCAATACTCAGGACCCGAAGATCCAGAAGGAGATCATGCGAGTGATCGGCACTCAGGTGTACACAAGCTGA
- the PARP6 gene encoding protein mono-ADP-ribosyltransferase PARP6 isoform X3, which produces MDLKGQYWTDDDSDGDNESEEFLYGVQGTCAADLYRHPQLDADIEAVKEIYSENAVAVREYGTIDDVDIDLHVNISFLDEEVATAWKVLRTEPIVLRLRFSLSQYLDGPEPSIEVFQPSNKEGFGLGLQLKKILGMFTSQQWKHLSNDFLKTQQEKRHSWFKTSGTIKKFRAGLSIFSPIPKSPSFPVIQDSVLKGKLGIPEARANRLMNRSVSCTVKNPKVEVFGYPPASTQAGVAPFNILVGGHCKNIPTLEYGFLVQMMKYAEQRIPTLNEYCVVCDEQHVFQNGSMLKPAVCTRELCVFSFYTLGVMSGAAEEVATGAEVVDLLVAMCRAALESPRKSIIFEPYPSVVDPSDPKTLAFNPKKKNYERLQKALDSVMSIREMTQGSYLEIKKQMDKLDPLAHPLLQWIISSNRSHIVKLPLSRQLKFMHTSHQFLLLSSPPAKEARFRTAKKLYGSTFAFHGSHIENWHSILRNGLVNASYTKLQLHGAAYGKGIYLSPISSISFGYSGMGKGQHRMPSKDELVQRYNRMNTIPQSRNLNCIALCEVITSKDLQKHGNIWVCPVSDHVCTRFFFVYEDGQVGDANINTQDPKIQKEIMRVIGTQVYTS; this is translated from the exons ATG gacctcaagggtcagtACTGGACGGACGATGACTCCGACGGGGACAATGAATCTGAGGAGTTCCTCTATGGCGTCCAG GGCACCTGTGCCGCCGACCTGTACCGCCACCCGCAGCTGGACGCCGACATCGAGGCCGTGAAGGAGATCTACAGCGAGAATGCCGTGGCCGTCAG GGAGTATGGGACCATCGACGACGTGGACATCGACCTCCACGTGAACATCAGCTTCCTTGAT GAGGAGGTGGCGACGGCGTGGAAGGTGCTGCGGACGGAGCCCATTGTCCTCCGCCTGcgcttctccctctcccagtaCCTCGATGGCCCCG AACCGTCCATCGAGGTTTTCCAGCCGTCCAACAAGGAGGGCTTCGGGCTGGGTCTGCAACTGAAGAA GATCCTGGGCATGTTCACGTCCCAACAATGGAAACATCTCAGCAACGACTTCCTGAAGACGCAGCAGGAGAAGCGGCACAGCTGGTTCAAGACCAGCGGCACCATCAAGAAGTTCCGCGCTGGCCTCAGCATCTTCTCCCCCATCCCCAA GTCCCCCAGCTTCCCTGTCATCCAGGACTCGGTGCTGAAGGGCAAGCTGGGCATCCCTGAGGCTCGTGCCAACCGCCTGATGAACCGCTCCGTCTCCTGCACCGTCAAGAACCCCAAGGTGGAGGTTTTCGGCTACCCCCCGGCCAGCACCCAGGCAGGTGTTGCCCCCTTCAACATCCTG GTCGGCGGCCACTGCAAGAACATCCCCACACTGGAGTACGGCTTCCTTGTCCAG ATGATGAAGTACGCGGAGCAGCGGATCCCGACGCTGAACGAGTACTGCGTGGTGTGTGACGAGCAGCACGTCTTCCAGAACGGCTCCATGCTCAAG CCGGCGGTGTGCACCCGGGAGCTCTGCGTCTTCTCCTTCTACACCCTGGGCGTCATGTCCGGCGCGGCGGAGGAGGTGGCCACGGGCGCCGAG GTGGTGGACCTGCTGGTGGCCATGTGCCGCGCCGCCCTGGAGTCCCCTCGCAAGAGCATCATCTTCGAGCCTTACCCCTCCGTGGTGGACCCCAGCGACCCCAAGACGCTTGCGTTCAACCCCAAG AAGAAGAACTACGAGCGGCTGCAGAAGGCCCTGGACAGTGTCATGTCCATCCGGGAGATGACCCAG GGCTCCTACCTGGAGATCAAGAAGCAGATGGACAAGCTGGACCCCCTGGCCCATCCCCTCCTGCAGTG GATAATCTCCAGCAACAGATCCCACATTGTCAAGCTGCCCCTCAGCAGG CAGCTGAAGTTCATGCACACCTCGCAccagttcctcctgctcagcagcccCCCGGCCAAGGAAGCTCGGTTCCGCACCGCCAAGAAGCTCTACGGCAGCACCTTCGCTTTCCA CGGCTCTCACATTGAGAACTGGCACTCCATCCTGCGCAACGGGCTGGTCAACGCCTCCTACACCAAGCTGCAG CTGCATGGAGCAGCCTATGGCAAGGGCATCTATCTGAGCCCCATCTCCAGTATTTCCTTTGGATACTCAG GGATGGGGAAAGGGCAGCACCGGATGCCTTCCAAGGACGAGCTGGTGCAGAGGTACAACCGGATGAACACCATCCCCCAG AGCCGCAATCTCAACTGCATCGCGCTTTGTGAAG TCATCACCTCCAAGGACCTGCAGAAACATGGCAACATCTGGGTCTGCCCTGTCTCGGACCACGTCTGCACCCGCTTCTTCTTTGT GTACGAAGATGGCCAAGTGGGAGACGCCAATATCAATACTCAGGACCCGAAGATCCAGAAGGAGATCATGCGAGTGATCGGCACTCAGGTGTACACAAGCTGA
- the PARP6 gene encoding protein mono-ADP-ribosyltransferase PARP6 isoform X2 — MDLKGQYWTDDDSDGDNESEEFLYGVQGTCAADLYRHPQLDADIEAVKEIYSENAVAVREYGTIDDVDIDLHVNISFLDEEVATAWKVLRTEPIVLRLRFSLSQYLDGPEPSIEVFQPSNKEGFGLGLQLKKILGMFTSQQWKHLSNDFLKTQQEKRHSWFKTSGTIKKFRAGLSIFSPIPKSPSFPVIQDSVLKGKLGIPEARANRLMNRSVSCTVKNPKVEVFGYPPASTQAGVAPFNILVGGHCKNIPTLEYGFLVQMMKYAEQRIPTLNEYCVVCDEQHVFQNGSMLKPAVCTRELCVFSFYTLGVMSGAAEEVATGAEVVDLLVAMCRAALESPRKSIIFEPYPSVVDPSDPKTLAFNPKKKNYERLQKALDSVMSIREMTQGSYLEIKKQMDKLDPLAHPLLQWIISSNRSHIVKLPLSRLKFMHTSHQFLLLSSPPAKEARFRTAKKLYGSTFAFHGSHIENWHSILRNGLVNASYTKLQLHGAAYGKGIYLSPISSISFGYSGMGKGQHRMPSKDELVQRYNRMNTIPQTRSIQSRFLQSRNLNCIALCEVITSKDLQKHGNIWVCPVSDHVCTRFFFVYEDGQVGDANINTQDPKIQKEIMRVIGTQVYTS; from the exons ATG gacctcaagggtcagtACTGGACGGACGATGACTCCGACGGGGACAATGAATCTGAGGAGTTCCTCTATGGCGTCCAG GGCACCTGTGCCGCCGACCTGTACCGCCACCCGCAGCTGGACGCCGACATCGAGGCCGTGAAGGAGATCTACAGCGAGAATGCCGTGGCCGTCAG GGAGTATGGGACCATCGACGACGTGGACATCGACCTCCACGTGAACATCAGCTTCCTTGAT GAGGAGGTGGCGACGGCGTGGAAGGTGCTGCGGACGGAGCCCATTGTCCTCCGCCTGcgcttctccctctcccagtaCCTCGATGGCCCCG AACCGTCCATCGAGGTTTTCCAGCCGTCCAACAAGGAGGGCTTCGGGCTGGGTCTGCAACTGAAGAA GATCCTGGGCATGTTCACGTCCCAACAATGGAAACATCTCAGCAACGACTTCCTGAAGACGCAGCAGGAGAAGCGGCACAGCTGGTTCAAGACCAGCGGCACCATCAAGAAGTTCCGCGCTGGCCTCAGCATCTTCTCCCCCATCCCCAA GTCCCCCAGCTTCCCTGTCATCCAGGACTCGGTGCTGAAGGGCAAGCTGGGCATCCCTGAGGCTCGTGCCAACCGCCTGATGAACCGCTCCGTCTCCTGCACCGTCAAGAACCCCAAGGTGGAGGTTTTCGGCTACCCCCCGGCCAGCACCCAGGCAGGTGTTGCCCCCTTCAACATCCTG GTCGGCGGCCACTGCAAGAACATCCCCACACTGGAGTACGGCTTCCTTGTCCAG ATGATGAAGTACGCGGAGCAGCGGATCCCGACGCTGAACGAGTACTGCGTGGTGTGTGACGAGCAGCACGTCTTCCAGAACGGCTCCATGCTCAAG CCGGCGGTGTGCACCCGGGAGCTCTGCGTCTTCTCCTTCTACACCCTGGGCGTCATGTCCGGCGCGGCGGAGGAGGTGGCCACGGGCGCCGAG GTGGTGGACCTGCTGGTGGCCATGTGCCGCGCCGCCCTGGAGTCCCCTCGCAAGAGCATCATCTTCGAGCCTTACCCCTCCGTGGTGGACCCCAGCGACCCCAAGACGCTTGCGTTCAACCCCAAG AAGAAGAACTACGAGCGGCTGCAGAAGGCCCTGGACAGTGTCATGTCCATCCGGGAGATGACCCAG GGCTCCTACCTGGAGATCAAGAAGCAGATGGACAAGCTGGACCCCCTGGCCCATCCCCTCCTGCAGTG GATAATCTCCAGCAACAGATCCCACATTGTCAAGCTGCCCCTCAGCAGG CTGAAGTTCATGCACACCTCGCAccagttcctcctgctcagcagcccCCCGGCCAAGGAAGCTCGGTTCCGCACCGCCAAGAAGCTCTACGGCAGCACCTTCGCTTTCCA CGGCTCTCACATTGAGAACTGGCACTCCATCCTGCGCAACGGGCTGGTCAACGCCTCCTACACCAAGCTGCAG CTGCATGGAGCAGCCTATGGCAAGGGCATCTATCTGAGCCCCATCTCCAGTATTTCCTTTGGATACTCAG GGATGGGGAAAGGGCAGCACCGGATGCCTTCCAAGGACGAGCTGGTGCAGAGGTACAACCGGATGAACACCATCCCCCAG ACCCGCTCCATCCAGTCCCGCTTCCTCCAGAGCCGCAATCTCAACTGCATCGCGCTTTGTGAAG TCATCACCTCCAAGGACCTGCAGAAACATGGCAACATCTGGGTCTGCCCTGTCTCGGACCACGTCTGCACCCGCTTCTTCTTTGT GTACGAAGATGGCCAAGTGGGAGACGCCAATATCAATACTCAGGACCCGAAGATCCAGAAGGAGATCATGCGAGTGATCGGCACTCAGGTGTACACAAGCTGA
- the PARP6 gene encoding protein mono-ADP-ribosyltransferase PARP6 isoform X4 codes for MDLKGQYWTDDDSDGDNESEEFLYGVQGTCAADLYRHPQLDADIEAVKEIYSENAVAVREYGTIDDVDIDLHVNISFLDEEVATAWKVLRTEPIVLRLRFSLSQYLDGPEPSIEVFQPSNKEGFGLGLQLKKILGMFTSQQWKHLSNDFLKTQQEKRHSWFKTSGTIKKFRAGLSIFSPIPKSPSFPVIQDSVLKGKLGIPEARANRLMNRSVSCTVKNPKVEVFGYPPASTQAGVAPFNILVGGHCKNIPTLEYGFLVQMMKYAEQRIPTLNEYCVVCDEQHVFQNGSMLKPAVCTRELCVFSFYTLGVMSGAAEEVATGAEVVDLLVAMCRAALESPRKSIIFEPYPSVVDPSDPKTLAFNPKKKNYERLQKALDSVMSIREMTQGSYLEIKKQMDKLDPLAHPLLQWIISSNRSHIVKLPLSRQLKFMHTSHQFLLLSSPPAKEARFRTAKKLYGSTFAFHGSHIENWHSILRNGLVNASYTKLQGWGKGSTGCLPRTSWCRGTTG; via the exons ATG gacctcaagggtcagtACTGGACGGACGATGACTCCGACGGGGACAATGAATCTGAGGAGTTCCTCTATGGCGTCCAG GGCACCTGTGCCGCCGACCTGTACCGCCACCCGCAGCTGGACGCCGACATCGAGGCCGTGAAGGAGATCTACAGCGAGAATGCCGTGGCCGTCAG GGAGTATGGGACCATCGACGACGTGGACATCGACCTCCACGTGAACATCAGCTTCCTTGAT GAGGAGGTGGCGACGGCGTGGAAGGTGCTGCGGACGGAGCCCATTGTCCTCCGCCTGcgcttctccctctcccagtaCCTCGATGGCCCCG AACCGTCCATCGAGGTTTTCCAGCCGTCCAACAAGGAGGGCTTCGGGCTGGGTCTGCAACTGAAGAA GATCCTGGGCATGTTCACGTCCCAACAATGGAAACATCTCAGCAACGACTTCCTGAAGACGCAGCAGGAGAAGCGGCACAGCTGGTTCAAGACCAGCGGCACCATCAAGAAGTTCCGCGCTGGCCTCAGCATCTTCTCCCCCATCCCCAA GTCCCCCAGCTTCCCTGTCATCCAGGACTCGGTGCTGAAGGGCAAGCTGGGCATCCCTGAGGCTCGTGCCAACCGCCTGATGAACCGCTCCGTCTCCTGCACCGTCAAGAACCCCAAGGTGGAGGTTTTCGGCTACCCCCCGGCCAGCACCCAGGCAGGTGTTGCCCCCTTCAACATCCTG GTCGGCGGCCACTGCAAGAACATCCCCACACTGGAGTACGGCTTCCTTGTCCAG ATGATGAAGTACGCGGAGCAGCGGATCCCGACGCTGAACGAGTACTGCGTGGTGTGTGACGAGCAGCACGTCTTCCAGAACGGCTCCATGCTCAAG CCGGCGGTGTGCACCCGGGAGCTCTGCGTCTTCTCCTTCTACACCCTGGGCGTCATGTCCGGCGCGGCGGAGGAGGTGGCCACGGGCGCCGAG GTGGTGGACCTGCTGGTGGCCATGTGCCGCGCCGCCCTGGAGTCCCCTCGCAAGAGCATCATCTTCGAGCCTTACCCCTCCGTGGTGGACCCCAGCGACCCCAAGACGCTTGCGTTCAACCCCAAG AAGAAGAACTACGAGCGGCTGCAGAAGGCCCTGGACAGTGTCATGTCCATCCGGGAGATGACCCAG GGCTCCTACCTGGAGATCAAGAAGCAGATGGACAAGCTGGACCCCCTGGCCCATCCCCTCCTGCAGTG GATAATCTCCAGCAACAGATCCCACATTGTCAAGCTGCCCCTCAGCAGG CAGCTGAAGTTCATGCACACCTCGCAccagttcctcctgctcagcagcccCCCGGCCAAGGAAGCTCGGTTCCGCACCGCCAAGAAGCTCTACGGCAGCACCTTCGCTTTCCA CGGCTCTCACATTGAGAACTGGCACTCCATCCTGCGCAACGGGCTGGTCAACGCCTCCTACACCAAGCTGCAG GGATGGGGAAAGGGCAGCACCGGATGCCTTCCAAGGACGAGCTGGTGCAGAGGTACAACCGGATGA